The following nucleotide sequence is from uncultured Erythrobacter sp..
ATCATGGGCATCCCAATCGTGGCTGTCTTCAGCCCCATCGTTGGTATCAAATGCGCCCCGAAGCGTGTCCATGGCCAGTAATGCCCCTTGTTTGACCGGTTATCGGAGGGGTTCTGGGCTTACGTGGTAAACATATTGTTAAGTCGCGCCGGAAAGTTGGGCGATTATTTGGGCGCTTGGCTGCAATCCGGAGCGGATGCAGCGATTCTGACGTCACAGAGCCTGAAAACTTGGCGAGTTGACGTCAGAAATACCGCATCTTGATGTTCAGTTTCTGCTTCTCGGCGCCGTGCGTGAAAACTGCGTCTCGAAATTTGGGCGGTCCCATTCGCACTTTGGCGTCGCGGGAAAAGCCATATCCTTCGCGCGGGATCATACCGAGCGTGCGATCGGCTTTGCCATTGTCATTCTCGTCATGCAGCAGCGCGATGGCGTAGTCGCCCGGCTTCACTCCGGTAAAGCGGATTGTGACGGTCTTACCAGCGGGGACAACGGTGCGGTGCGAAGCCGGATCTTTCCGGCAGCGCGGAAACACGTCCTCGTTGGTTGTCATGCAAGCCCGCACAACACCCTCGGTCGAGCGCAGATTGGTGACGGTGATCGTCACTTCATTGGCGGCAGCAGGTGCAGCGACGCCGGCCAACGCGCCCGCGACCAGAAGGGCAGGTGCCTTCATCGAGCGGCGCGCGGTGCGTGTCCCGCCTCTTCGACGATGCGAGCCGAGAACCCGCGATCCGTCCCGCAGACACGATCCCAGAACCGAAAATACAGGCCGAAATTGCATCGATACTCCTCGTGATGCCGCTCGTGATGGCTGGCCGTTATCAGCAGCTTTCCCAATGGGGAATGAACAAGCGACCGGGGAAAGATCTCCCAGCCCATGTGATTGGTGACCCCCATGATGGTCGCAATCGCCAGCACCACACCGACCATGCCGATATGGATCGGGACGAAAAAGACCAGCGCCGGGATCACGATAGCGCCGGTCAGCGACTCCAGCGGATGAAAGCTCATCGCCGTCCAGGCCGTTGGCGGACGGCTTTGGTGGTGGACGGCGTGCATCGGCTTGAACAGAACCCTGTGATGCATCGCGCGGTGCGACCAGTAAAACCATGTGTCCTGCACAAACAGATAGATCAGAACCGACACCGGCATGTACCACAGCGGATAGGCGGCAGGATCGGTGTAGAGCAGGGTCCAGTCATGATGGCGCCACCCCCAGAATACGATCCCCGCAGGCGCGCCGTAGATCAGCGCTGCTATCAACGACCAGCGGATCTCGCGAGAGATTTGCTGTTCAAGACCGTCATAGAGGCCAGGCCGCATCCGTTTGGTCGCCCAGGCGAACAACCCGCTCGACAGGAAATAGCGCAGCGCAACCATCAGGGATGTAGCCAGGCTCACGATCAAAAGCGCAAGCAATACGGGCGTGTCGGAGCTCAGCACCGCCTATCTATGACTCAGATTTGCGAACGAATACAGCGTGTATTGCCAGCTCTTGTTGTCACACCCTGATATCGGCGCAATGCGGGTCGAGCATCGCGGTGTGTCGCCGCATAGCTGCGCGTGCCAGCCGCTCGATTTGAGCCTTGCGCCGTGCCGATGCGAGTGAAGACAGCGGAGCCTGCCGCACAATCTCTGCATCGTAGCCGTCCGCCACGATCACACCGCAATCATCCGGCTGATAGGCCTCGGTCTCGAGCGGGCCGCGATCCAGACCCGGCGGCACGCCCCAGAAAAACCGGTCGCAGAAATCGAGATAATCGGGCCATTTTGCATCGCCAAGCAGATCGCCGCGCGCGACCTTGATCTCGACAATTACTACAAGACCCTTGGCATCTACCCCCATAAGGTCGGCGCGCCGACCGTTCTTGAGCGGCATTTCTGGCAGGCACCAAATGTCGTTGCGCGCAAACAGCCGCATGATGCCGCGCGCGACATTGCCCGCTGTGATGGTCGGCGAATCAAGTGTGGGGGAGGCTGCGTCGGTCATGCCCCAAAGCTGGAACATAGTGCGAACACAGTCAAGCGAGGATTGTGTCGTCCGACCCGTTCAAGCGGCGCGCGCGGCTTCGCTGAGTGGCGATTGCTCGACCAATGCAAGCACAGCATTGCGAGCGCAGAAAAACTCGCGCCACAGGGCAAGTGCCGGTGCCGTCACAGCCTGATCGCGAAGGGCGATGGTGCGCAGCGCCGTCAATCCCGGCTGCATCATCGCATCGATATCCTCGATACCCTGCCACACCAGTTCGCGTTGCCACTGAGATGCGGCTTCAAAGCGCTCTGGGAAGCAGGCAAGTCCTTTGCCAAACGACTCGGGCGCAATCGCAGCGAGCTCCGCCAGCTCTGCGGCTTGCGCATGCAATTCTTCCCACCGCTGCGCGAGCGCTTCAGACGAATGGCTATCGCGCTTAGTCGAGCTCCGCATTTCGCGGGTCTGATCGGGAGGAAGGGCTGACATGATGGGGATTGCATAGGCACCCGCCCTTGCCGATTGGTTAAGCGGCCCCGTGCAAATCGCACGGCGACCCGAAAAGGCGAGAGAATGGGGTGGCGAAGAGCAAAGGGGCTTGCTAAGCGCCGCGCCCGATGTCTTGATGACAACAGGCACCCGTAGCTCAGCTGGATAGAGCGCTGCCCTCCGAAGGCAGAGGCCAGAGGTTCGAATCCTCTCGGGTGCGCCAGCTTTTCCTCTTTGTATAAGCTTGTCGGCCTCGCCGTGGGTGTACTCCGCGGAAGAGAGTGATAGTAGGCCCGCAATTCTGCCCGGTACCTTTGTCTCGGGCATGGTTCGGAGGATTTCATGCGACTGTCCCAATACGTGCTGCCGTTGCTGCGCGAGGATTCCAGCGATGCGCAGATCGTCAGCCATCAATTGATGCTGCGTTCGGGTATGGTGCGTCAGACCGCTGCGGGGATCTATGCCTGGATGCCGCTAGGTCTGCGCGTGCTCGACAAGATCGGGCAGATCGTACGCGAAGAACAGAACCGCGCGGGCGCGATCGAGATGCTGATGCCTACGATCCAGCCCGCCGATTTGTGGCGCGAGTCCGGCCGGTATGACGCTTATGGACCGGAAATGCTCCGTATTCGCGACCGGCATGATCGCGATCTCTTGTTCGGCCCGACAGCCGAGGAAGTGATCACGTCGCTGATGCGTGGTTCGATCAATTCCTACCGCGATCTGCCGCGCACGCTTTACAACATCCAATGGAAGTTTCGTGACGAGATCCGCCCTCGCTTCGGCGTGATGCGCGGGCGCGAATTCCTGATGAAGGATGCCTATTCGTTCGACCTCGACATCGAATCCGCGCGGCACAGCTACAACCGCATGTTCGTCGCGTATTTGCGGACTTTCGCGCGGATGGGTCTGCACGCCATCCCGACCAAGGCCGATCCGGGACCGATCGGCGGGGACATGAGCCACGAGTTCATTCTGCTGGCGGATAACGGCGAAAGCGACGTGTTCTACCATCCTGAGTGGGAAGCGAGCACCGACCTGGAGCTGCCCGATTTCTCGAACAATGATGCGATCGATGCCTTCGTTGAGGATCGCACGAAATTCTACGCCGCGACTGATGAAATGCGCGATGAAGCCCAAGAGTCGGAATTGCGCGACACGATGCGGACGGCACGCGGCATCGAAGTCGGGCACATCTTCTATTTCGGGACCAAATATTCGGAATCGATGGGCCTTAAGGTTCAGGGGCCGGATGGCGATGTCGTTACCCCGCAAATGGGCAGCTACGGCGTGGGCGTGTCCCGACTGGCTGGTGCGATCATCGAAGCCTCGCATGATGACAATGGCATCATCTGGCCCGAAGCCGTTGCTCCGTTTCGCGTTGGCATCATAACCATCCGCGCCAGCGATGCGGCCTCCAGTGAATTGGCCGAGCAGATCTATGCGCGCCTATCGGATGCCGGGGTCGACGTGCTCTATGATGACCGCGATGAACGCGGCGGAGCGAAGTTTGCCGCAATGGATCTGATCGGTCTGCCGTGGCAGATCATCATCGGTCCGAAGGGTGTAGAACGTGGTACTGTCGAGCTTAAAAGCCGAGCGACGGGCGAGCGAGAAGACCTTCCGCTGGAAGAACTGATCGCGCGCTTCGTCTGATCAGGGTGCGCAATATTGCGCCGTTGGTGTGATGCCGACGAATTTGGTCATCGTCTTCTCCGGCACGACATACTCGCTTTCGCCCACGCGGACGAAGCCGTCTCGCTTGCCGAGAACGTCCGGATTTGGCGCCCAATCGAAGGTGTAGCCTAGTGAGGTCCAGGGGTACTGGACTGGCTTGGTCGTGCCGAACGCCTGATAATACTGGCGATAGAGGAACAGATTGTCGGTTGTGATGCCGGCTTTGCAGGTGTTCGTGTTGGTCGCCGTGTCTCCGCAGGGGCGGAAGATCTTCTGCCCGCTATTTGGCGCAGCGGCGTCGATCTCGAAGATGACGAAGTGGGTCTTTGCGGACACTGGAGGCAGGCCGAGACGCTGTTCCAGCCTGAGCGTAAGAGCAGCCGGGTCGCTGCTGACGTCATTGGCGTATGCCTTGCAGAAATTCTGGAGGTTGGGCTCAAGTGTCACCCATGTGTCGCCGCCCATCGCATAGTCGAAACTGGTTGACGGCGTCTTGGGATAGCGGCTGACCTGGTCGCTCCTGATCCAGGTGGCGACCCGGTATGTGCCGGTTTGCGGAAGCGGGGTTAGCGTATCGACCTCTTCCCACGGCTGCGCGACTGCCATGTCTTCGACTGCCTCGACATAGCGATCATATCGGCGGCGCAATTGCTCGCCCTCGGCAATATGCGGGATGCAGACCTTGCTCTTCGAGGCGAGCGCGTCTGGATCGCCGATAAAACCGATCCCGTTTTGGCCTGCGCGCTTGTTGGACGCGAGCATGATCGCGAAACGATAGCTCCCGTCGCCGAACCACACATCCGAAAGCGCCGTGAGCGTGGTCTTTTCGCCGGTTGTTTGTATCGCGAGACAGTCGCCCGATTGCGCTATCGCCGGGGAGGCCAAGGAAACAACCCCCAGCCCGGCAGCAAATGTTGCTGCAAAAGACCGCAACGCTCCAAATAGAGCAAGCCGCATGAAAATTCTCCCCCAAATTGATCCACCGTTTCCGGTGAATTCATTCCAACCCCAAGAGAAGAAGAGCAAATAATCCGGGCTCAAGCAACATTCATGACAATATCAAGTCGACTGCTTATTCACTGCATCGGCCTGTTCGTTTTCAAATTACGCGAAGCCGTTCTCGATAAATTCAAGCGCACATCCTGCCAGCATCGCAGTGCCCTGAGGCAGCGCGCTTTCATCGACATGCATACGCGGAGAGTGGATCGCACAACATTGCGTCCAGTCCTCGCCCTGCGGCGCGACACCCAGGAAGAACATCGCGCCCGGCACTTTCTCGAGGATGTAGGAGAAGTCCTCTGCGCCCATGATCGGAGCGGGCAAATCGCGCCACCCTTCCTCGCCGCCGATCTCTGTCGCGACCTTGTTGCCTAGCGCCACCGCTTGCGGATCGCAGATCGTAACCGGGAAACCCGCTTCGATCTCGCAGCTTGCTTCGACCCCATAGCTTCGAGCGATATCGGCGGCGGTTTCGGCGAGCAGGGCGTGCGCCTTGGCGCGATGCTCCGGTGAGAGAGTACGGATTGTTCCGGCCAGCATGGCTTCGTCC
It contains:
- a CDS encoding DUF2141 domain-containing protein — its product is MKAPALLVAGALAGVAAPAAANEVTITVTNLRSTEGVVRACMTTNEDVFPRCRKDPASHRTVVPAGKTVTIRFTGVKPGDYAIALLHDENDNGKADRTLGMIPREGYGFSRDAKVRMGPPKFRDAVFTHGAEKQKLNIKMRYF
- a CDS encoding sterol desaturase family protein produces the protein MVALRYFLSSGLFAWATKRMRPGLYDGLEQQISREIRWSLIAALIYGAPAGIVFWGWRHHDWTLLYTDPAAYPLWYMPVSVLIYLFVQDTWFYWSHRAMHHRVLFKPMHAVHHQSRPPTAWTAMSFHPLESLTGAIVIPALVFFVPIHIGMVGVVLAIATIMGVTNHMGWEIFPRSLVHSPLGKLLITASHHERHHEEYRCNFGLYFRFWDRVCGTDRGFSARIVEEAGHAPRAAR
- the proS gene encoding proline--tRNA ligase, producing the protein MRLSQYVLPLLREDSSDAQIVSHQLMLRSGMVRQTAAGIYAWMPLGLRVLDKIGQIVREEQNRAGAIEMLMPTIQPADLWRESGRYDAYGPEMLRIRDRHDRDLLFGPTAEEVITSLMRGSINSYRDLPRTLYNIQWKFRDEIRPRFGVMRGREFLMKDAYSFDLDIESARHSYNRMFVAYLRTFARMGLHAIPTKADPGPIGGDMSHEFILLADNGESDVFYHPEWEASTDLELPDFSNNDAIDAFVEDRTKFYAATDEMRDEAQESELRDTMRTARGIEVGHIFYFGTKYSESMGLKVQGPDGDVVTPQMGSYGVGVSRLAGAIIEASHDDNGIIWPEAVAPFRVGIITIRASDAASSELAEQIYARLSDAGVDVLYDDRDERGGAKFAAMDLIGLPWQIIIGPKGVERGTVELKSRATGEREDLPLEELIARFV
- a CDS encoding MmcB family DNA repair protein; the protein is MTDAASPTLDSPTITAGNVARGIMRLFARNDIWCLPEMPLKNGRRADLMGVDAKGLVVIVEIKVARGDLLGDAKWPDYLDFCDRFFWGVPPGLDRGPLETEAYQPDDCGVIVADGYDAEIVRQAPLSSLASARRKAQIERLARAAMRRHTAMLDPHCADIRV